One genomic window of Melitaea cinxia chromosome 10, ilMelCinx1.1, whole genome shotgun sequence includes the following:
- the LOC123656881 gene encoding probable low-specificity L-threonine aldolase 2: MAYIVDLRSDTVTKPTESMKHAMVNSALGDDVYKEDPTVNALESKVANLLGKQAALFVPSGTMANIIAIMVHCNKRGSEAIVGNYSHIYKYEQGGAAHVAGVLLSTIQNKPDGTFDLKELESRIRGSNIHEPITSLVAIENTHNYCGGKVLPLEWIDNLSELCKKHSIPLHMDGARLLNASTYLGIAPERIVKDCDSVSLCFSKNLSAPVGSALVGSCHFIEQARRMRKMLGGGMRQAGVLAAACVVALDEVAPALALDHRRARLLAEVIHGLFLKSFSVDVASQHTNMVLVRIAETSSLTSDMVLQRLEQVSLAETQGDCKTTNDEGVIVKAINFDEKTIRITLHREIQDEDLWLAIMKITYVFKELDAAHSIKS, encoded by the exons ATGGCATATATTGTGGATTTGAGATCGGATACGGTTACTAAGCCGACTGAATCTATGAAGCATGCAATGGTGAATTCAGCTTTAGGAGATGATGTGTATAAGGAAGATCCGACAGTAAATGCACTGGAGAGCAAAGTAGCTAATTTATTAGGAAAACAAGCGGCATTGTTTGTACCCAGTGGTACGATGGCCAATATAATTGCCA ttatgGTACACTGCAATAAAAGAGGTTCAGAGGCAATCGTTGGTAACTACTCACACATCTACAAGTATGAACAAG GTGGTGCTGCTCATGTAGCAGGGGTTTTGTTAAGTACAATCCAGAATAAACCAGATGGGACGTTTGATTTAAAAGAGTTGGAAAGTAGAATACGCGGATCAAATATTCATGAGCCTATTACTTCTCTTGTGGCTATAGAGAATACGCATAACTACTGCGGTGGAAAG GTCTTACCCCTAGAATGGATAGATAATCTATCTGAACTGTGCAAGAAGCACAGTATACCACTGCATATGGACGGAGCCAGGTTGCTGAACGCTAGCACATACCTAGGGATAGCTCCGGAGAGGATTGTCAAGGACTGCGACAGCGTATCGTTGTGCTTCAGTAAGAACTTATCTGCACCGGTCGGTTCTGCTCTTGTTGGATCTTGCCACTTTATCGAACA GGCGCGGCGCATGCGCAAGATGCTGGGCGGCGGCATGCGGCAGGCGGGCGTGCTGGCGGCCGCGTGCGTCGTGGCGCTGGACGAGGTGGCGCCGGCGCTGGCGCTGGACCACCGCCgcgcgcgcctgctggccgaAG TGATCCACGGTCTCTTCCTCAAGTCGTTCTCAGTGGATGTGGCAAGTCAACACACCAATATGGTGTTGGTTCGCATCGCGGAGACCAGCTCATTGACCTCCGATATGGTGCTCCAAAGGCTGGAGCAGGTCAGCCTTGCGGAGACCCAG GGCGATTGCAAGACAACGAACGACGAAGGCGTGATAGTCAAAGCTATAAACTTCGATGAGAAAACAATTCGTATCACACTTCACCGTGAGATACAAGATGAGGATCTCTGGCTCGCTATAATGAAGATCACATACGTTTTCAAGGAGCTGGATGCTGCACATTCTATCAAGAGCTAA
- the LOC123656879 gene encoding beta-1,3-galactosyltransferase brn, giving the protein MRRKNFFQYVVFACAVLYVYYYFGVSDYIYSKKFEKDFNYPLNRNIQPLVTEVMLGRKPSVEPINFYPYRFLTNSRKCYTLEKLDLFIVVKTARSNFENRNAIRQTFGQENLIPGTIIRVLFFIGSDDVHSSVQERLNQEMAEFKDIIQMDFHDSYFNNTIKTMMSFRWLYEHCSNADYYLFTDDDMYISVKNLLDYVNDNAFSKNNLGNEGHSSVLDNGTDMILLAGYVFNSAPQRFRSSKWHVSLDEYPYDKWPPYVTAGAYVVSNRCMRIIYAGSLFVKHFRFDDIYLGIVAKKVGLEPTHCPKFYFYKKNYSIKGYRDVIASHGYDNPEELIRVWNEQNAL; this is encoded by the coding sequence ATGAGGAggaaaaatttttttcaatacgTTGTGTTTGCGTGTGCcgttttgtatgtttattattatttcggtgTGAGTGACTACATTTATTCCAAGAAATTCGAGAAAGACTTCAATTATCCACTCAATAGAAATATTCAGCCTTTAGTAACAGAAGTAATGCTCGGAAGAAAACCATCAGTCGAACCTATAAACTTTTACCCATACAGGTTTTTAACGAACTCAAGAAAGTGTTACACATTGGAAAAGTTAGACTTGTTCATAGTCGTCAAAACGGCTAGAAGTAATTTCGAAAACCGAAATGCCATCAGACAGACTTTCGGCCAAGAAAACTTAATACCGGGTACAATAATAAGGGTATTATTTTTCATAGGTAGCGATGACGTCCATTCTTCGGTACAAGAAAGACTTAATCAGGAAATGGCCGAATTCAAAGACATCATCCAAATGGATTTTCACGACAGTTACTTCAATAACACGATAAAAACAATGATGTCGTTTCGTTGGCTCTACGAACACTGTTCGAACGCGGATTACTATTTATTCACAGATGACGACATGTACATCTCTGTTAAGAATCTCCTTGATTACGTTAACGATAACGCCTTTTCCAAGAATAATTTAGGGAATGAGGGCCATTCAAGTGTCTTAGATAATGGTACGGATATGATTCTTCTAGCCGGATATGTGTTCAATTCTGCACCCCAAAGATTTCGTTCAAGTAAATGGCACGTATCTTTGGATGAGTATCCGTACGATAAATGGCCGCCGTACGTAACTGCTGGCGCGTACGTAGTCTCTAACCGTTGTATGAGGATTATTTATGCGGGTAGTTTGTTCGTGAAGCACTTTCGTTTCGACGATATATACCTGGGTATTGTCGCGAAGAAGGTAGGTTTAGAACCTACCCACTGTCCTAAGTTCTATTTCTATAAGAAGAATTATAGTATTAAGGGTTATCGAGATGTGATAGCCTCACACGGCTATGATAACCCTGAGGAACTAATTAGGGTTTGGAATGAACAAAATGCGttgtaa
- the LOC123656882 gene encoding protein C10, whose translation MNVNMASPPNVSVQTVRTILSEVIDSLESPDYASKLDEAKEAAGNEMLKMMQLVFPMVVQIEMETIKRHGFSSSREGIVQFTQLVREMETMDNEVARLHSQIRSHYLPPVSISSTVDTSL comes from the exons atgaacgtAAACATGGCTTCTCCCCCAAACGTATCAGTCCAGACAGTTAGGACAATACTCAGCGAGGTCATAGATTCCTTAGAGTCGCCCGATTATGCGTCTAAGTTGGACGAGGCTAAGGAGGCTGCCGGCAATGAGATGTTGAAAATGATGCAGCTCGTCTTTCCCATGGTAGTTCAGATTGAAATGGAAACAATTAAACGTCATGGATTTAGCAGTTCCCGAGAAG gTATAGTGCAATTCACACAGCTCGTGAGGGAAATGGAGACTATGGACAACGAGGTAGCTCGTCTTCACAGTCAAATACGAAGCCACTATTTACCCCCTGTCTCTATCAGCTCCACTGTCGATACTTCCCTGTAA